A genomic stretch from Glaciecola nitratireducens FR1064 includes:
- a CDS encoding alpha-amylase family glycosyl hydrolase: MKIRSLANIYIIKTLILSSVLVALVACSQQSSESSKALDDSIAAKNTEYLTRDIKDDIFYFVMPDRFHNADPSNDNGDPNRPISFGGLDKTSKWAFHGGDIQGIEAKLDYIQDMGVTAIWMTPLLRNRAVQSDGFGHHGYWVIDFTEIDPHFGSNQDLRSLIDAAHARGMKVFFDIITNHTADVIKYKECHKLDGTFIKDEPGCQYKSTEQLQSGDVYTPFVLDAEKAVKFPEWLNAPKYYNNQGDSYWQGESVVNGDFAGLDDLNTSNPEVVEGMTEIFKNIIDEFKPDGFRIDTVKHVDLSFWQSFGPDIVAHAKSTGIPNFHIFGEVYDGNPAVLSKFTTAGKLPSVLDFGFHFNVKDSLFHNKDVNRLGQLFDNDDYYRDADSSPEILMNFLGNHDAGRVGFFINQGFDSVSEAEKLQRSVLGHAFMYLSRGIPVVYYGDEQGFTGDGGDVDAREDMDASLVEVYNDNELIGSRQTTAEDNFNQRHPIYQSLQKFAKLREQHKALRSGLHQNRLIDNTKRIVAFSRIDTDEKVEYLAIFNMGMQTQNVSLNVDSFSYSSVFGNNAKVQQGKLTTTLEPLSFVLLKADQTHKGSEIFNVTMPGTYIDNKRLFIPVNLTFGEQKALPLAEVDFYLVDKDGIETFISMDNTQPYRAIVMPEAIASMEELKVLVRDGSGNEMSKRFAF, from the coding sequence ATGAAAATACGTAGTTTAGCAAATATTTACATCATAAAAACATTGATTCTCAGTTCAGTTCTCGTTGCTTTGGTCGCTTGCTCGCAACAGTCAAGTGAGTCATCTAAGGCACTCGACGATAGCATTGCAGCTAAAAATACCGAATACTTAACGAGAGATATTAAAGACGATATTTTTTATTTTGTGATGCCAGACCGTTTTCACAATGCCGATCCGAGCAATGACAACGGCGATCCTAATCGACCAATTTCATTTGGTGGGCTTGATAAGACCTCCAAATGGGCATTTCACGGCGGCGATATTCAAGGTATTGAGGCCAAGCTAGACTATATTCAAGACATGGGAGTCACCGCAATTTGGATGACACCGTTACTGAGAAACCGCGCAGTGCAAAGCGACGGCTTCGGCCACCACGGATATTGGGTCATCGACTTTACGGAAATTGATCCCCATTTCGGCAGTAATCAAGATCTCCGCAGTTTAATTGATGCAGCTCATGCGCGCGGAATGAAAGTCTTTTTTGACATTATCACTAACCACACCGCTGATGTTATCAAATACAAAGAATGCCATAAGCTAGACGGTACTTTCATAAAAGACGAGCCAGGCTGTCAGTACAAGAGTACGGAACAACTCCAAAGTGGCGACGTCTACACGCCTTTCGTACTTGATGCTGAAAAAGCCGTAAAATTTCCAGAATGGCTAAACGCCCCTAAGTATTACAACAATCAAGGAGATAGTTATTGGCAAGGCGAAAGTGTTGTCAACGGTGACTTTGCTGGGCTTGATGACCTAAATACATCCAATCCTGAGGTTGTTGAGGGGATGACAGAGATCTTCAAAAACATCATTGATGAATTTAAACCAGACGGATTCAGAATCGATACAGTTAAACACGTTGATTTAAGCTTTTGGCAAAGTTTCGGACCGGATATTGTTGCGCATGCCAAAAGCACAGGTATTCCTAACTTTCATATATTTGGAGAAGTGTATGATGGTAACCCTGCTGTATTGAGCAAATTCACTACCGCTGGAAAATTGCCTTCTGTGCTAGATTTCGGTTTTCACTTTAACGTGAAAGACAGTCTTTTTCATAATAAAGACGTTAACCGACTGGGGCAGTTATTCGACAATGACGATTATTATCGAGATGCCGACTCATCACCGGAAATACTCATGAACTTCTTAGGCAACCACGATGCTGGTCGTGTTGGTTTTTTTATCAATCAGGGCTTCGACAGCGTTTCAGAAGCTGAAAAGCTGCAGCGAAGCGTGCTTGGTCACGCATTTATGTATTTGTCACGCGGCATACCTGTTGTGTATTACGGTGACGAACAAGGTTTCACAGGAGATGGTGGTGACGTCGACGCGCGCGAAGATATGGATGCCTCTCTCGTCGAAGTATACAACGATAATGAGCTTATAGGTTCGCGTCAAACGACCGCCGAAGATAACTTCAATCAGAGACATCCTATATACCAGTCCTTGCAAAAATTTGCGAAGCTGCGTGAACAACACAAAGCATTAAGATCAGGTCTTCATCAAAATAGACTGATAGATAATACAAAAAGAATCGTCGCGTTTTCTCGTATTGATACTGATGAAAAAGTAGAGTACTTGGCTATTTTTAACATGGGTATGCAAACACAAAATGTGTCACTAAACGTTGATTCATTTAGTTATTCGAGCGTTTTTGGTAACAACGCAAAAGTACAACAGGGAAAATTAACCACAACCTTGGAACCCTTGAGTTTTGTATTATTAAAAGCTGATCAAACACATAAAGGCAGTGAAATATTTAATGTCACAATGCCTGGCACGTATATTGATAATAAGCGCTTGTTTATTCCTGTGAATTTAACTTTTGGCGAACAAAAGGCATTACCTCTTGCCGAAGTTGATTTTTACTTAGTGGACAAGGATGGAATCGAAACCTTTATATCTATGGATAATACGCAGCCTTACAGAGCTATTGTGATGCCAGAAGCGATAGCATCGATGGAAGAGTTGAAAGTGCTTGTGCGCGATGGCAGCGGTAATGAAATGAGCAAACGTTTCGCATTTTAG